A genome region from Kogia breviceps isolate mKogBre1 chromosome 13, mKogBre1 haplotype 1, whole genome shotgun sequence includes the following:
- the TSPYL1 gene encoding testis-specific Y-encoded-like protein 1 isoform X2 has translation MSGPDGVERTPLPETHSLTVPDRFPGDPDSPRCLKLREEIEVSQVMAETGEGSFEAVALPPSQLPEERGAPRAAPADPVCAVAVDEEVAEKEGVKEEEGEEQEMEMEMEEKPVGEEIEMVENRVVEEAGHRPLRMDLRMNPLEAIQLELDTVNAQADRAFQQLEHKFGRMRRHYLERRNYIIQNIPGFWVTAFRNHPQLSPMIRGQDAEMLRYITNLEVKELRHPRTGCKFKFFFRRNPFFRNKLIVKEYEVRASGRVVSLSTPIIWRRGREPQSFIRRNQEVVCNFFTWFSDHSLPESDRIAEIIKEDLWPNPLQYYLLREGVHRARRRPIREPVEIPRPFGFQSG, from the exons TGCCTGAAGCTCCGTGAGGAAATCGAGGTGTCACAGGTGATGGCGGAGACGGGTGAGGGGAGCTTCGAAGCCGTCGCGCTCCCACCGTCCCAACTTCCAGAGGAGCGGGGCGCCCCCCGCGCTGCTCCTGCAGATCCGGTCTGTGCCG TCGCAGTGGATGAGGAGGTGGCGGAGAAGGAAggagtgaaggaggaggagggagaggagcaggagatggagatggagatggaggagaAGCCAGTaggtgaagaaatagaaatggtGGAGAATAGAGTGGTGGAGGAGGCAGGGCACCGGCCCCTGCGGATGGATCTCCGCATGAACCCTCTGGAGGCCATCCAGCTGGAGCTGGACACTGTGAATGCTCAGGCTGACCGGGCCTTTCAGCAACTAGAACATAAGTTCGGACGGATGCGTCGACACTACCTGGAGAGGAGGAACTACATCATTCAGAATATCCCGGGCTTCTGGGTCACTGCCTTTCGGAACCACCCCCAGTTGTCCCCCATGATTAGGGGCCAAGATGCAGAGATGTTAAGATACATAACCAATTTGGAGGTGAAGGAGCTCAGGCATCCTCGAACAGGCTGCAAGTTCAAGTTCTTCTTTCGAAGAAACCCCTTTTTTCGAAACAAGCTGATTGTCAAGGAATATGAGGTCAGAGCCTCTGGCCGAGTGGTGTCTCTTTCCACTCCAATCATATGGCGCCGGGGCCGTGAACCCCAGTCCTTCATTCGCAGGAACCAAGAGGTCGTTTGCAATTTCTTCACCTGGTTTTCAGACCACAGCCTTCCAGAGTCTGACAGGATTGCTGAGATTATCAAAGAGGACCTGTGGCCAAATCCACTGCAGTACTACCTGCTGCGTGAAGGAGTCCATAGAGCCAGACGTCGCCCAATAAGGGAGCCAGTGGAGATCCCCAGGCCCTTCGGGTTCCAGTCTGGTTAA
- the TSPYL1 gene encoding testis-specific Y-encoded-like protein 1 isoform X1, giving the protein MSGPDGVERTPLPETHSLTVPDRFPGDPDSPRCLKLREEIEVSQVMAETGEGSFEAVALPPSQLPEERGAPRAAPADPVCAGKPQIGGGGDGSFVAPEAGQEQSPPPRERLETVFVSLATDGSRGNGGRRGEPRGPGGEKPLETCGAERFGSELMGEAKAEEVKTEEGPLFSVAVDEEVAEKEGVKEEEGEEQEMEMEMEEKPVGEEIEMVENRVVEEAGHRPLRMDLRMNPLEAIQLELDTVNAQADRAFQQLEHKFGRMRRHYLERRNYIIQNIPGFWVTAFRNHPQLSPMIRGQDAEMLRYITNLEVKELRHPRTGCKFKFFFRRNPFFRNKLIVKEYEVRASGRVVSLSTPIIWRRGREPQSFIRRNQEVVCNFFTWFSDHSLPESDRIAEIIKEDLWPNPLQYYLLREGVHRARRRPIREPVEIPRPFGFQSG; this is encoded by the coding sequence TGCCTGAAGCTCCGTGAGGAAATCGAGGTGTCACAGGTGATGGCGGAGACGGGTGAGGGGAGCTTCGAAGCCGTCGCGCTCCCACCGTCCCAACTTCCAGAGGAGCGGGGCGCCCCCCGCGCTGCTCCTGCAGATCCGGTCTGTGCCGGTAAGCCCCAGATCGGAGGCGGTGGGGATGGCAGTTTCGTAGCGCCCGAAGCGGGGCAAGAGCAGTCTCCGCCTCCCAGGGAGAGACTGGAAACGGTGTTTGTATCCCTGGCGACGGACGGCAGCCGGGGAAATGGCGGTCGGCGGGGAGAGCCGAGGGGCCCTGGTGGGGAGAAGCCCCTAGAAACCTGTGGCGCGGAGAGGTTCGGATCTGAGTTGATGGGGGAGGCGAAGGCTGAGGAAGTGAAAACTGAAGAGGGCCCCCTCTTCTCAGTCGCAGTGGATGAGGAGGTGGCGGAGAAGGAAggagtgaaggaggaggagggagaggagcaggagatggagatggagatggaggagaAGCCAGTaggtgaagaaatagaaatggtGGAGAATAGAGTGGTGGAGGAGGCAGGGCACCGGCCCCTGCGGATGGATCTCCGCATGAACCCTCTGGAGGCCATCCAGCTGGAGCTGGACACTGTGAATGCTCAGGCTGACCGGGCCTTTCAGCAACTAGAACATAAGTTCGGACGGATGCGTCGACACTACCTGGAGAGGAGGAACTACATCATTCAGAATATCCCGGGCTTCTGGGTCACTGCCTTTCGGAACCACCCCCAGTTGTCCCCCATGATTAGGGGCCAAGATGCAGAGATGTTAAGATACATAACCAATTTGGAGGTGAAGGAGCTCAGGCATCCTCGAACAGGCTGCAAGTTCAAGTTCTTCTTTCGAAGAAACCCCTTTTTTCGAAACAAGCTGATTGTCAAGGAATATGAGGTCAGAGCCTCTGGCCGAGTGGTGTCTCTTTCCACTCCAATCATATGGCGCCGGGGCCGTGAACCCCAGTCCTTCATTCGCAGGAACCAAGAGGTCGTTTGCAATTTCTTCACCTGGTTTTCAGACCACAGCCTTCCAGAGTCTGACAGGATTGCTGAGATTATCAAAGAGGACCTGTGGCCAAATCCACTGCAGTACTACCTGCTGCGTGAAGGAGTCCATAGAGCCAGACGTCGCCCAATAAGGGAGCCAGTGGAGATCCCCAGGCCCTTCGGGTTCCAGTCTGGTTAA